ATtaggtaaataatgtacaaacgCGATTAAAAAATGCGCATATGAAGTTTGATATAAACCCAATACATCAAGCACAGAATTAGTCCAACAGTCTGTACAAACGCGATTAAAAAATGCGCATATGAAATTTGATATAAACCCAATACATCAAGCATAGAATCAGTCCAACAGTCCATGTATTCAAAATGCAAATGAAATTGTTTGCTCACCCTCCTTCTGCGATTGTTGTGAAATTGACGGACGTCCTCTTTTAGAAATTTTAAATCTGCGAAAGACACCAAATAAACATAACCCTATAAGATTTCATCTACAAAATCCCTCACTACAACTGAATGGTGAAAAACGGTTGAATCGTCGTGTGGGTGGTGTATGATGGGAAAATCAGGGATAACGCTTGATGGAACTCAGAAAGTAAACCAGTAAATTAAAGTTTGAAAAACCCTACCTCCTCGTCGACCCGCAAAAGAAACTTGCACAAAACCGGAAGGGTTGTTGGACAGTAAATCCGACATCGATTGAAGTTCAGAGAGAACGGCGGAACCTTGAGAaaaggcggctagggttttgaaagGGGATGGAAATTGGGGGGAAGAAGCGGGTAGAGAGATTGTGAGTTAATACGTTTGGCGTGAATGATGTGTAGAGTAGATGGAAGGTCGTGGGTATATCCCGCTTAAATCTCGCACATGCCGTTTTCAGGAGTTTTTGAGTGTATAAATTTACTAATTCACCCCCATGATGCACGAAATGCACCAAATAATGAACCTACGGGATCATATCTAGGCTTATAATCCGGAGCGTCCATCAATCTAATCCAACGCTCTATAttgagaaggaacttaaatctaaggggagaaaaggagattaacactaccatatatatatatatatatatatatatatatagggttttaatctatgcaaaactggatttaaatacagaaacgcagaacaatatcataattagggcacttttaggtcataattaggtaatttgtaggtcatgctaacaaagcatgacctaaaacgatcttagtatgacattaaatccaaatattataatatgacctaaaattacttaattatgaccttccgtgtttttggttaattattgaccattagatcatctaatcctagggctgagatttgttctgcatttctggatttaaacacatacttattttgatcatctccctatatatatatatatatatatatatatatcgatattttcagTATATCGAGTTATATCGAAAATCAATACATATTGAATTATTGATATATACCGtatatatcgaaacatattgtaattcaatacatattgaagtttaaaatcataaatatatatcgaaacatattgaaattcaatacatgttggagtttaaaatcataaatatatatcgaaacatattgaaattcaatacatattgAAGTTTAAAATCAATACATATTGAATTATCGATATATACCGTATATATCGAAATCATATCGATATTGGATATATCGTTCTGAatgatatatcgaaatatcgatacggtaatgatattgatattatccatatcaaaagttcgatatatcgaaactttctatacgataacgatatgaaattctttcatatcaatatttttgatacgatatacgatacaacgttttcgatacgatagtCGTATCGATCTAACCCTAATAATAATAgttcatttaaaattattaataatattagtacTCTGGATAACAGTTTACAttgtttttgtagataaaatataatactccatatccTTCATTCTACAAAAATATAGGCATATAATATAAtacgagaattaagataaaattgatagAGTAAGAGAAATAGGAGGAAAATGATAGGTAAAATAGTGTTAATGAATAGTGAAattcacattattattagtattttaatgGTGGTACAAGTTATAAACAATTTGATGTAATTGAGTAATAAATTGTGATaacttttcataaatggaaatgtcatatttttatggggAGGCCGAAAATGAAATGGGcaaatatttttatgggacaaaaaGTACACGACAGCACTATTAATTTCAAGGTTACAGAAACCTCACTCTCAAAAACTGAAAATGCTAAAAGCACATATTTCAAACAGAAATTCATTGAAATTCTAAAAACTGAATAAGTATAAATAACGTTCAAATAAAAGCATTGTTAAACAAGCCCTTTAATCACATATATAAATACGGCGTGAGGAGAATTGGTTACATTTTTTACATTTCCCTATTTGTAACCCATTTTCGCTTATCCTTCTTCACCGTTGTTTCGCGGCGGCGCTACCGCCGATTCGCCGGTAATCAGTGGCGGAAGAATCTATTCGGCTGTAATCCATTGCACCACTGCCTATTCGCCGGTAATCAGTGGCGGAAGAATCTGCCTGGCGGAAGAATCCGTGCCAGGCCAACTCCCAGGAGAAAGGAATCGAGCACGATGAGTTCGTTTACGTCATCAAAATTCTCAACGGGTTTGGTCTCGTTATTGCTGCGGTCAGATTCCTCCTCTCCTCTGCtgcattcttcttcttctcctaaTAGCAGTttttttaaatactactcctataatTTTATCTCATGTATTGAATTTGCAAATTCAGTGTGTAGTGTATTAGATGGGCTGAGTTAAGTTGATCTAGCAGCAATCCAGCTGTTTTATCAGTTGAAATGAAGTTTGAAACATGGGATGGATTTGATAGCTTGTATTTTCATAGTTTTAGGAATTGGTAATCTAGTGTTCTTtccaataaaataaactaacgCAAAATATAtcaactaaaataaaaacagaTTATCAAATTCTAATATTGTCTCTTTTAAATTCTGGTTGTTCGTCAGATCTTTTAGAAAATTGTTTCAtctgaaaatgaaaaattagaTTTCTTATAATGTCACTAATATATGTTGATCTGGTAGTAGTATGAAATATGCTATTGTGTTGATAGAATTTGGAGATATTAATGCTATATTTTTTCGATTTATTTTAGCATTTAACCTTGTCTCCTCTCACTCTGTTTTGTCAGGTGGAATTAACGAAGCAAAACCTGATTATTGCATATCCTGCTATACTTAAAATCGAAGTTGCTGCTTAAGGTCACCCAAGTCTGTGCCGCGGATGAAGATGTGCAGAAAAACCTCTGCTTATGCATCTGATCTGAATCGTAGAAGACAGATTGCTTCTCCTGAAATCAGTTATTATGTTCGACCATTCTGTTCGAATTTCCACCGTTTCAGTGGCAATGATAAACTCTTTTCATCTGAGCCACAAAGATTAGATTTCAGTTATGTTAGAGAACTAGATGATGCTATTCACTTGTTTCAGCAAATGATGAGAATGCATCCACAGCCTTCTGTTTGCATGTATAACAATCTGTTGAGTGTTATTGCAAAAATGAAGCAGTATCCCTTTGCCCTCTacgtgtttgatgaaatgcgtCGAATAGGTGTCCCCGTGAATAGCTACACGATGAATATTACGATTAACTGTTATTGCCTTCAGAAATGTGTGAGTTTTGGTTTCTCTGTAATGGGCATCTTCTTCAAGAGCGGTTATGAACCAGATGCCACAACTTTCAACACACTTATTAGAGGGCTGGTTTTAGATAATAAAGTCTCTGATGCCATGAAAATGTTCGAAAAGATATTGAATTGTAGAATGCATGAGTATGATGATATTACGATTTTGATTGTCATAGATGGGCTTTGCAAATCTGGGCATGTTCTCCTTGCCCATGATTTGCTTCGTATACTAGAAGAGAAAACAGGATTGAGACCCAATGTTAGGGCATATAATGCAATACTTGATAGCTTATGCAAGTGTGGAATGGTCAATGATGCTTTGCAGCTCCTGTCCAAGATGGTAGGAAATGGTGTTACACCTACTATATTCTCGTATAATTCAATGATTCAGGGCTTGTGTGACGCTGGTAGACTGCAGGATGTTCAAGACTTGTTAAATCAAATGGCTGTTTCTCATATCTCTTTGGATGTCGTTACTTTTAGTATATTGATCCATGCATTTTGCAAACAAGGGAAGGTGAGAGAGGCCGAGGCTTTGTTGGAAACTATGCAGCAACATAATATTTTTCCTGATGTTGTTGCTTATAGTACCCTAATAGATGGTTACTGTTTGCGAGGGCAGATTGATAAAGCAAAACAGTTATTTGATTCTCTAGCAGACAGGGACCTCAAGCCTGATATTGTGTGCTATAACAGCTTAATAAATGGATTTTGCAAAAAGGGGAGAGTGGATGAAGCTTGGCTTCTTTTCCTTGAAGTTTCTCGTAAAGGTTTGAAGCATAATACTTTTACTTACAGTACCATGATACATGGACTATTTAGTAATGATAGATTTGCTGATGGATGGAAGCTTTTCAAGGATATGAAGGACCACCTAGCAAGTCCCAATCTGATTACTTATAATATACTATTGCATGGGCTATGTAGGAATGGGGAGATTGATGAAGCTTTTTCATTGCTGCGCATGATTGAAGGGAATGGAATCACTCCTGATATAGCCTCGTATGCTACTCTTATCAATGGATTATGCATGCATGGAGAACTTGACATTGCAAGGAATCTTTTCGACCAACTTAAGCCTCATATCAAGTTCTATAACAGCTTAATACGTGGATACTGCAAGAAGGGAAGAGTTGACGAGGCTTGGTTTCTTTTCCTTGAAGTTCCTTTTGTAGGTTTGGAGCAGAATACACATACTTATAATGCCATGATACATGGATTCCTTAGTAAAGATAGATTTGTTGATGCGTGGAAGGTTTTTAAGGATATGGAAGCCCGACGAGTAAGTCCTAACATCTTcacttataatattttattggaTGGGTTGTGCCGAAATGGAGAGATTGATGAAGCTGTTTTATTAGTGCATAAGATCGGAGAGAGAGGATTTGATCCTGATTTAGTTTCATATGGTACTCTTATCAACGGATTATGCAAAAATGGAAAATGTGATGCTGCTATAGATCTCCTCAACCAACTTAATTCTACAGGCCCACAACCTGATGTTCGAATGTATACAATGATCATTGGCTCACTTTGTCAAAAAGGGTCAATGGAGGAAGCAAAACATTTGCTTGTAGAGATGGAGAAACGTGGTTGTGCACCCGATAGTGTGACACACAACGTTATTTCCCATGGTTTGCTAAAGAAAAAATGACCCTTAAGCCATTCATCTCATCGGTCACATCTACGTCAATgacatgtaattttttttcccttCTTAAGATTTTGCGGATAAATTTGCTTTAAATGCATGTTTCTGTTTGATTATGTTAATTGGTTGCTGTGCTATGGTGGCAATGGTGCCGATTGTGACTGTGACTGTGACTGTGACTGTGACTGTGTGATGTTAACTGTTACAGTAATAGTGCAAGGTTCTTATGGTAGAAGATACCATTGGCAGTGAAAGAGAGCCATCCAGAAGTATCAGCTGCTTGGAAAATTGGGCAGAGGCTATTCGTGATGCTATTTTGAGTCCAGTGTCTTGAATCATGGCAGCTTTCTCCGGTGAGTCTGTGTGTATGTTAACTGCAGTTGGTATCTGTTACCTAAATTTTTATTCATGTTCTCAGCTACATGCTCTCAACTAAATTACTTCTTTCCCCCTAATtgttcctattttatttttatctggATGAGTCGGCTATCGGATGAACCACAGTTTGGTCCATCTCTCTACCTGTTGGGTGATTAATTTTCTGATAATTTACTGTTATGCAGATTAACCATCCTTTGGATAAGGGTCCTCTAAGTCCTCGCATTCATGGAGAACATGCTTTGCGACGTTATCCAACTGGGAGGAGCGTTGCATTGCTTAGAAACTTGTGAAACTGTAAGGATCTGAATTCAAATGCTTTATTATGTGTTGCTTTTTATTACCTTTAGGCTTTGTCTGCATATATTTTTATCCTTCAAACCTTATTAGTACATCAGAAACATGCTGAACTACTTCGTTATCTATGTCTCTTGTCCAGCAAACTCTACTTGATGCCCTTATATATATTTTCCTTTACAGATCTGCCCTGCTCAAGCAATCACCATTGAAGCTGAGGCGCATGAAAATGGAAGCAGAAGGACAACTAGGTTATTGACTTCACCTCGAATCACTTTGACATGACCAAGTGCATATACTGTGGTTTCTGCCAAGAATCATGCCCAGTCGATTCCATTGTGGAAGGACCCAACTTCGAATTCGCTACTGAGACTCACGAGGTTGCTACCAAAATCTGCACCTATGCTATATTAGTGTCAACTGAGGAAATGTATACAATAGCTTCAAATTTCGACGTGATAAGAACTTCTCCACGACAAGGAGAAGCTGCTAGAAAATGGTGACCGGTGGGAAACTGAGATTGCAGAGAACTTCGGCCTGACCCCTCTAAAAAAATGTGGAGTTTGATCTCTTAATTTCTGAAACGTTTGTATAAAGGGATAATTTTGTTTATGCTGCCTCCCCATTCATTGTAGCCTGATTCTTGGTATCTTTTTTTTCACGAGAAAGGCAAGAAACAAAGTACTTATacatttgatttgtttttagcAATCGAAAATGAAGAAGTATTGTGAGAGAGTATGGATCTATAATTAAAGATTGTGAGCTAGAGAATGTCAAATGATGTGATTAGTATACGTGAAATGTGATATTTAGACGTGGGAcatcacaaaattaaaatgagacatattaatattttaaaaaataaaaaaagttagcaattagtaatttaatattaatgaacaataaataatgattattacatttttttgtaaataaaatatacgcTGTTCATgctattaatttcaa
This portion of the Salvia splendens isolate huo1 chromosome 10, SspV2, whole genome shotgun sequence genome encodes:
- the LOC121753136 gene encoding pentatricopeptide repeat-containing protein At1g63330-like; amino-acid sequence: MKMCRKTSAYASDLNRRRQIASPEISYYVRPFCSNFHRFSGNDKLFSSEPQRLDFSYVRELDDAIHLFQQMMRMHPQPSVCMYNNLLSVIAKMKQYPFALYVFDEMRRIGVPVNSYTMNITINCYCLQKCVSFGFSVMGIFFKSGYEPDATTFNTLIRGLVLDNKVSDAMKMFEKILNCRMHEYDDITILIVIDGLCKSGHVLLAHDLLRILEEKTGLRPNVRAYNAILDSLCKCGMVNDALQLLSKMVGNGVTPTIFSYNSMIQGLCDAGRLQDVQDLLNQMAVSHISLDVVTFSILIHAFCKQGKVREAEALLETMQQHNIFPDVVAYSTLIDGYCLRGQIDKAKQLFDSLADRDLKPDIVCYNSLINGFCKKGRVDEAWLLFLEVSRKGLKHNTFTYSTMIHGLFSNDRFADGWKLFKDMKDHLASPNLITYNILLHGLCRNGEIDEAFSLLRMIEGNGITPDIASYATLINGLCMHGELDIARNLFDQLKPHIKFYNSLIRGYCKKGRVDEAWFLFLEVPFVGLEQNTHTYNAMIHGFLSKDRFVDAWKVFKDMEARRVSPNIFTYNILLDGLCRNGEIDEAVLLVHKIGERGFDPDLVSYGTLINGLCKNGKCDAAIDLLNQLNSTGPQPDVRMYTMIIGSLCQKGSMEEAKHLLVEMEKRGCAPDSVTHNVISHGLLKKK